In Candidatus Sulfurimonas marisnigri, a single genomic region encodes these proteins:
- a CDS encoding ABC transporter ATP-binding protein: protein MNKDQITLKTIYNLILDKKPALLYGQVITLLAILVSIPVPLMLPLMVDEILLNKPSYFVNSINYIVGETTPFYYIALVTFAVIFLRFIYYILGVAITKIFTKISKYVTFMIRKRLIDHLKVTSMNEYETLGSGAITSNLVTDVNTLDSFIMTSVSRFVSSVLTLLAVGIVMIVIDPILGVLILIIQPLIMLLSKKMSKIVGALKKEENESIENFQNNVGETLELYGQIKASNKENYFFYNAIAQARDIQKTSNEYGYKSIAYERLSYTIFLVMFELLRASGLLLVAYSDLSIGMMFAMFGYIWFIMTPVQDILSMQYSYASAMSALKRINKILTLKTEHSGNKILDSQHVDISLHNLNFSYSLGKNTLQNISLEIKAGSKIALIGASGSGKTTLAQIISGFYEKNSGSLTYNNIEMEILDKTSLREKIFLVLQMPILFNSTLRFNITMGDAGISDKQINEALQIAQLKEMIDSMEDGLDTIVGHHGVRLSGGQRQRLSIARMIIANPCVVIFDESTSALDVHTEAKLHTAIAPMLNDKTVITIAHRLSTVKNADIIYVLDSGKIVQRGTHKELEEEEGHYIEFIKNQLL, encoded by the coding sequence ATGAATAAAGATCAAATTACACTAAAAACTATATATAATCTCATCTTAGATAAAAAGCCCGCACTTCTTTATGGGCAAGTAATAACTCTTCTTGCTATACTTGTAAGCATCCCTGTTCCTCTTATGCTTCCACTTATGGTGGATGAAATTCTTCTAAATAAACCATCTTATTTTGTCAACAGTATCAACTATATTGTCGGCGAAACAACACCTTTTTACTATATTGCTTTAGTAACATTTGCTGTTATTTTTTTACGTTTTATATACTATATCCTAGGTGTTGCTATAACGAAAATTTTCACTAAAATATCAAAATATGTTACTTTTATGATACGAAAAAGGTTAATAGATCATTTGAAAGTAACATCCATGAATGAGTATGAGACATTGGGCAGCGGAGCTATAACTTCAAACCTGGTGACTGATGTAAATACACTTGACAGTTTTATTATGACTAGCGTTAGCCGTTTTGTTTCTTCTGTTTTAACACTTTTGGCTGTCGGCATTGTGATGATTGTTATTGACCCTATTTTAGGAGTTCTGATTTTAATAATTCAACCGCTAATTATGTTACTAAGTAAAAAGATGTCAAAAATAGTTGGTGCTTTAAAAAAAGAAGAGAATGAATCAATAGAGAATTTTCAAAATAATGTTGGAGAAACACTAGAACTTTATGGACAAATAAAAGCTAGTAACAAAGAAAACTACTTTTTCTATAATGCAATAGCACAAGCTAGAGATATTCAAAAAACTTCAAATGAGTATGGGTACAAAAGTATCGCTTATGAAAGACTATCCTACACTATATTTCTAGTAATGTTTGAACTTTTGCGTGCCTCTGGGCTTCTCTTGGTTGCATATAGTGATCTAAGCATAGGTATGATGTTCGCGATGTTTGGATATATCTGGTTTATAATGACTCCAGTTCAAGATATACTTTCTATGCAATACAGCTATGCTTCCGCAATGAGTGCACTAAAACGTATAAATAAAATTCTCACTTTAAAAACTGAGCATTCCGGTAACAAAATTTTAGATTCCCAACATGTAGATATTTCTCTGCACAATCTAAATTTCTCTTACTCTTTAGGTAAAAATACTCTTCAAAATATATCTTTAGAGATAAAAGCAGGCTCTAAAATAGCACTAATTGGAGCAAGCGGGAGTGGAAAAACTACTTTGGCTCAGATTATTTCAGGATTTTACGAGAAAAACAGTGGTTCACTAACTTATAATAATATAGAGATGGAAATATTAGATAAAACTTCACTAAGAGAAAAAATATTTTTAGTTCTGCAGATGCCAATACTATTTAACTCTACACTTAGATTTAATATTACCATGGGAGATGCAGGCATTAGTGATAAACAAATAAATGAAGCATTACAAATTGCTCAACTTAAAGAGATGATAGACTCTATGGAAGATGGACTAGATACAATTGTCGGACATCATGGTGTTAGACTCTCTGGAGGACAAAGACAACGCCTAAGTATTGCTAGAATGATTATCGCAAATCCTTGTGTAGTAATATTTGATGAATCAACTTCAGCACTCGATGTGCATACGGAGGCAAAACTTCATACAGCAATAGCTCCTATGTTAAATGACAAAACAGTTATAACAATCGCGCACAGATTAAGCACTGTAAAAAATGCTGACATTATTTATGTTTTAGATTCTGGTAAAATAGTTCAAAGAGGAACTCACAAAGAGCTAGAAGAGGAAGAAGGACACTATATAGAGTTTATTAAAAATCAATTACTGTAG
- the infC gene encoding translation initiation factor IF-3: MNDDIRATELRCNVDGGESLGIISLDEAMEKANELGLDLVLIAPDAKPPVAKIMDYGKYRYQEERKLKEQRKNQVKIDVKEIKLSVKIAENDISYKVKHAREFLEQGKHVKFRVFLRGREMANPQAAREVLLRIWPMVEDIGVMDKSPKFEGRYYNMYVLPKK; encoded by the coding sequence ATGAATGACGATATCCGTGCAACGGAACTAAGATGTAATGTAGATGGAGGAGAATCTTTAGGAATTATTTCTCTTGATGAGGCTATGGAAAAAGCAAATGAGTTAGGTTTGGATTTAGTACTAATAGCTCCGGATGCAAAACCGCCTGTTGCAAAAATTATGGATTACGGTAAATATAGATACCAAGAAGAAAGAAAACTTAAAGAGCAGAGAAAAAATCAAGTTAAAATTGATGTTAAAGAGATTAAACTATCTGTTAAAATTGCTGAAAATGACATTAGCTATAAAGTAAAACATGCAAGAGAGTTTTTAGAACAAGGTAAGCATGTAAAATTTCGTGTTTTCTTGAGAGGCCGTGAAATGGCTAATCCTCAAGCTGCAAGAGAGGTTCTTTTAAGAATTTGGCCAATGGTTGAAGATATCGGTGTTATGGATAAGTCACCAAAATTCGAAGGCCGCTACTACAACATGTATGTTCTTCCTAAAAAGTAA
- the thrS gene encoding threonine--tRNA ligase, whose translation MNAIAIKHNNEIIDLQTAKELGFEGEQIHLDNSEDSLEVLRHSTAHLMAQAIKSLYPDAKFYVGPTVKEGFYYDFKTESEIGEGDLKNIEKQMLSFAKKKYPIEKYSISMDEAKSKFKDDHLKLSVMERIQDESVSIYKQGEFEDLCRGPHLPSIGLIRYFKLTKIAGAYLGGDSQNEMLTRIYGIAFADKEALKAHLEMIAEAEKRDHRKIGAEMKMFTFREEVGAGFPIWLPAGGRLRARLESLLFKAHRKRGYEPVRGPEMLRSDLWKTSGHYQNYGENMYFTNIDEIEFGVKPMNCVGHIKVYEDELHSYRDLPIKYFEYGVVHRHEMTGALHGLFRVREFTQDDAHIFCTTEQIEEQIIEVVDFVDKIMSTFEFDYKMMISTKPEKAVGNDEVWEVSTQALKNAMDKNSLPYEIDEGGGAFYGPKIDIKITDAIGREWQCGTIQLDFNLPERFELEYNGENNDKIQPVMIHRAILGSFERFIGILTEHYAGEFPMFIAPTQVAIVPIADTHKEYAKSISDKLIDIGADFEIYSKNDSLNKRIRTAEKSRVPMLIIIGDEEVEGKTVAIRDRRTREQYNLSEDEFLSLIKTKINEVNF comes from the coding sequence GTGAACGCAATCGCAATAAAACATAATAATGAGATAATTGACTTGCAAACAGCTAAAGAGCTTGGGTTTGAAGGTGAACAGATTCATCTTGACAACTCTGAGGATTCTTTAGAAGTTCTACGTCACTCAACAGCTCACCTTATGGCTCAAGCTATAAAGTCTCTTTACCCAGATGCAAAATTTTATGTAGGACCAACGGTAAAAGAAGGTTTTTACTATGACTTTAAAACAGAATCAGAAATTGGTGAGGGTGATTTAAAAAATATTGAAAAACAAATGTTGTCATTTGCAAAGAAAAAATATCCAATTGAAAAGTACTCTATATCAATGGATGAAGCTAAAAGTAAATTTAAAGATGACCATTTAAAACTTTCTGTAATGGAGAGAATCCAAGATGAGAGTGTTAGCATCTACAAACAAGGTGAATTTGAAGACCTTTGTCGTGGACCACATCTTCCAAGTATTGGTTTAATCAGATATTTTAAGCTTACTAAAATAGCTGGTGCATACCTTGGTGGAGACTCTCAAAATGAGATGTTAACTCGTATTTATGGTATCGCATTTGCAGATAAAGAGGCGTTAAAAGCTCACCTTGAAATGATAGCTGAAGCTGAAAAAAGAGATCACCGTAAGATTGGTGCTGAGATGAAAATGTTTACATTTCGTGAAGAGGTTGGAGCAGGATTTCCTATCTGGCTTCCAGCTGGCGGGCGACTTCGTGCAAGACTAGAGTCTCTACTTTTTAAAGCGCACCGTAAGCGTGGCTATGAGCCTGTACGTGGACCAGAAATGCTTCGTTCAGACTTATGGAAAACATCAGGGCATTACCAAAACTACGGCGAGAACATGTACTTTACAAACATAGATGAAATAGAGTTTGGTGTTAAGCCTATGAACTGTGTTGGTCATATAAAAGTATATGAAGATGAATTGCACTCTTACCGCGATTTACCTATAAAATATTTTGAATATGGTGTAGTCCATCGTCATGAGATGACTGGTGCTCTTCATGGACTTTTCCGTGTTCGTGAATTTACTCAGGATGATGCGCATATTTTTTGTACTACGGAGCAAATAGAAGAACAGATTATAGAAGTTGTTGATTTTGTAGATAAAATTATGTCAACTTTTGAGTTCGATTATAAGATGATGATTTCTACTAAACCAGAAAAAGCAGTTGGAAATGACGAAGTGTGGGAAGTTTCTACACAAGCACTTAAAAATGCGATGGATAAAAATAGTCTTCCTTATGAAATAGATGAGGGTGGAGGAGCTTTTTATGGTCCTAAAATAGATATTAAAATAACTGACGCTATTGGCCGTGAGTGGCAGTGTGGAACAATTCAACTAGATTTTAATCTACCAGAGAGATTTGAGCTAGAGTATAACGGTGAGAATAATGACAAAATTCAACCAGTTATGATTCATAGAGCTATTTTAGGGTCTTTTGAGCGTTTTATTGGAATTTTGACTGAACATTATGCTGGGGAATTTCCAATGTTTATTGCTCCAACACAAGTCGCAATCGTTCCAATTGCCGATACCCATAAAGAATATGCTAAGTCAATTTCAGATAAACTTATCGATATTGGTGCTGATTTTGAGATATATTCTAAAAATGATTCTTTAAATAAAAGAATTAGAACAGCAGAAAAATCAAGAGTTCCTATGTTGATTATCATAGGAGATGAAGAGGTTGAAGGTAAAACAGTCGCTATTCGTGACCGTAGAACTAGAGAACAATATAATTTAAGCGAGGATGAGTTCTTATCGCTTATAAAAACTAAAATAAATGAGGTAAATTTTTGA
- the ilvD gene encoding dihydroxy-acid dehydratase: MRSDIIKKGFDKAPHRSLLRATGLKDEDFDKPFIGIANSYIDIIPGHFFLHEYGEIVKEAIREAGGVPFVFNTIGVDDGIAMGHEGMLYSLPSREIIADSIETVMNAHQLDAMICIPNCDKIVPGMIMGALRVNVPTIFVSGGPMAAGHKKDGTPIDLATAFEAVGQHAEGKMTDEELYEIECEACPSGGSCSGMFTANSMNTLCEAMGIALPGNGTILAMTPERIELVKKAARRVVEMAKAEDPRFKMKNILNEKAIHNAFVVDMAMGGSSNTVLHLLAIARESDIEYKIENINKIADKVAHIAKISPSLSTVHMDDINKAGGVNAVMNEVARRGGLLHLDSLMVSGETLGERIADAKILDENIIHTNENAYSQVGGLSILFGNLATEGAVVKTAGITGNMKQFKGTAVCFNSQPEALAGIMNHKVKAGDVVVIRYEGPKGGPGMQEMLAPTSLIMGMGLGESVALITDGRFSGATRGASIGHISPEAAEGGVIALVEDGDEIELDTDNHLLRLNVSEDIIAKRRAAWKPHKNEVKSKWLKRYSLLVSNASNGAVLKTEL, encoded by the coding sequence ATGAGAAGTGACATTATTAAAAAAGGGTTTGATAAAGCTCCTCATCGTTCATTGCTTCGTGCAACAGGACTTAAAGATGAAGACTTTGACAAACCATTTATCGGAATAGCAAATAGTTATATAGATATTATCCCTGGACATTTCTTCTTACACGAATATGGAGAGATTGTAAAAGAGGCCATTCGTGAGGCAGGCGGTGTTCCATTTGTATTCAATACTATTGGTGTTGATGATGGAATCGCTATGGGTCATGAAGGTATGCTTTACTCCCTTCCTTCTCGTGAAATAATTGCAGACTCTATAGAAACTGTAATGAATGCTCATCAATTAGATGCAATGATTTGTATCCCCAACTGTGACAAAATTGTTCCAGGAATGATTATGGGTGCTCTTCGTGTAAATGTTCCTACTATTTTTGTTTCTGGTGGGCCAATGGCTGCTGGACATAAAAAAGATGGTACTCCTATTGATCTTGCTACTGCATTTGAGGCTGTTGGTCAACATGCTGAAGGTAAGATGACTGATGAAGAATTATACGAGATAGAATGTGAAGCTTGTCCAAGTGGTGGTTCTTGTTCTGGTATGTTTACTGCAAACTCTATGAATACTCTTTGTGAAGCTATGGGTATAGCCCTTCCAGGTAATGGAACTATACTAGCAATGACTCCTGAGAGAATAGAACTTGTTAAAAAAGCAGCAAGACGTGTTGTTGAAATGGCTAAGGCTGAAGATCCTAGATTTAAAATGAAAAATATTTTAAATGAAAAAGCTATTCATAATGCATTTGTTGTAGATATGGCAATGGGTGGAAGTTCAAACACTGTTTTACATCTTTTAGCAATAGCAAGAGAATCTGATATTGAATATAAAATTGAAAACATCAATAAAATAGCTGATAAAGTGGCACATATTGCTAAAATATCTCCATCGTTAAGTACTGTTCATATGGATGATATAAACAAAGCTGGTGGTGTAAACGCAGTTATGAATGAGGTTGCTCGTCGTGGCGGATTGTTACACCTAGATTCTTTAATGGTATCTGGCGAAACTCTTGGTGAAAGAATAGCTGATGCAAAAATCTTAGATGAAAACATTATTCATACAAATGAAAATGCTTACTCTCAAGTTGGTGGTTTATCAATTTTATTTGGTAATCTTGCAACAGAGGGTGCAGTTGTTAAAACTGCAGGAATAACTGGGAATATGAAACAGTTCAAAGGAACGGCAGTATGTTTTAACTCTCAGCCAGAAGCACTTGCTGGGATAATGAATCATAAAGTTAAAGCTGGTGACGTTGTAGTTATTCGTTATGAGGGTCCAAAAGGTGGTCCTGGTATGCAAGAGATGCTAGCACCTACTTCACTTATTATGGGAATGGGACTTGGTGAGAGTGTAGCTCTTATTACAGATGGTCGTTTCAGCGGTGCTACCCGCGGAGCCAGTATTGGTCATATTTCTCCTGAAGCTGCTGAAGGTGGAGTTATAGCTCTTGTAGAAGATGGCGATGAAATTGAGCTAGATACTGACAATCATCTTTTACGACTTAACGTAAGTGAAGATATTATTGCTAAAAGAAGAGCTGCTTGGAAACCTCACAAGAATGAAGTTAAATCAAAGTGGCTAAAAAGATATAGTCTTTTAGTTTCTAACGCATCTAATGGTGCAGTTTTAAAAACAGAATTATAA
- a CDS encoding DUF6538 domain-containing protein yields the protein MSVNLSTTNDNYYRLRFRVHKRLIPYFKKSFISKSLQTKDKKQAKLKADKIYYAYQQILNTLYIIKGEQTQELVNKLIHEELEQQLNTPIVTPSTSTTISNITTLKEAYDRFCTWYYQQDITKKQYIITTSKLKNMILPYFGMDTNVDNVTLENVEEFREFISTFPNTNKKKYNSLSFSRIIKLRKIPQEDIIGISTQIKYLKILKQFFYFMVRANILSYNPCTLLNMPNKNILNREPFDEKDITALFSIFDTLDNKKYIYYTLAYTGMRPSEWNVPYKLDNY from the coding sequence ATGAGTGTTAATTTATCCACTACAAATGATAACTATTATCGTTTAAGATTTCGTGTACACAAGCGATTAATCCCGTACTTCAAAAAGAGCTTTATTAGTAAGTCATTACAAACCAAAGACAAAAAGCAAGCAAAACTAAAAGCCGATAAAATCTACTATGCCTATCAACAAATCCTTAATACGCTATACATTATAAAGGGAGAACAAACCCAAGAGTTAGTGAACAAGCTAATACATGAAGAACTAGAACAACAATTAAATACACCCATTGTAACACCTTCCACTTCCACAACTATTTCAAATATTACTACTCTAAAAGAAGCATATGATAGATTTTGCACTTGGTACTATCAACAAGACATAACTAAAAAGCAATACATTATTACTACTAGTAAACTCAAAAATATGATACTTCCCTACTTTGGAATGGATACAAATGTTGATAATGTGACATTAGAAAATGTAGAGGAGTTTAGAGAGTTTATTTCAACGTTTCCGAACACAAATAAAAAGAAGTACAATTCATTGTCATTCTCAAGGATTATCAAGTTACGTAAAATACCTCAAGAAGATATAATCGGTATAAGTACTCAAATAAAATACTTAAAGATTTTAAAGCAATTCTTTTACTTTATGGTTAGAGCGAATATACTTTCTTATAACCCGTGCACGTTACTAAATATGCCAAACAAAAATATCTTGAATAGAGAACCATTTGACGAAAAAGATATTACGGCATTATTTTCTATATTCGATACTCTTGATAATAAAAAATATATTTATTATACGTTAGCTTATACAGGTATGAGACCTTCTGAGTGGAATGTCCCCTATAAACTAGACAATTACTAA
- a CDS encoding IS3 family transposase (programmed frameshift): protein MARVVYSEEFRIEAVKQVTKNGYSITDTADRLGVHPDSLRNWIKRLESPQAIQKHQILDESQIEIKKLQKELKRVTEERDIPKKGRGVLCKPHKLKYAFIKVYSEVYSVHRLCKVMQVHRSGYYQWLNQPISDRELENKELLIQIKDAFKASNGVYGHRNIHKDLKELGIHVNKKRVARLMSEAKLYGVGTYKRKPYSKAGPAHKAYPNHLHQCFISGKPNDTWVSDITYIRTKEGWIFLATVIDLYSRKIIGWATGHRQTTPLIVEALKMATTRLSKDDKVILHSDQGSQYASYDYKKFATSHNITLSMSRRGNCYDNAVAESFFKTLKKELVRKQIFLTREIAASKIFEYIEMFYNSKRRHSYLDYISPNEFEKRYNQKSLKS, encoded by the exons ATGGCAAGAGTAGTTTATAGTGAAGAGTTCAGAATAGAAGCGGTGAAGCAAGTTACAAAAAATGGGTATAGCATTACAGATACTGCTGATAGACTAGGAGTTCATCCTGACTCACTAAGAAACTGGATAAAAAGATTAGAATCTCCCCAAGCAATACAAAAGCATCAAATATTAGATGAATCTCAAATAGAGATAAAGAAACTCCAAAAAGAGCTCAAAAGAGTTACAGAAGAGAGGGACATAC CTAAAAAAGGCCGCGGTGTACTTTGCAAGCCACACAAACTAAAATATGCTTTTATAAAAGTATATAGTGAAGTTTATTCAGTTCATAGACTTTGCAAAGTTATGCAAGTACACCGTAGCGGATATTATCAGTGGCTAAATCAGCCGATCTCAGATAGAGAACTTGAAAATAAAGAATTGCTAATACAGATTAAAGATGCATTCAAAGCATCAAATGGTGTTTATGGTCACAGGAATATTCATAAAGACCTCAAAGAGTTAGGTATTCATGTAAATAAAAAGCGAGTAGCTAGACTCATGAGTGAAGCTAAACTGTATGGGGTAGGCACTTATAAACGTAAGCCATATAGTAAGGCTGGTCCAGCTCACAAAGCTTATCCAAACCATCTTCATCAGTGTTTCATTTCAGGGAAGCCAAATGACACATGGGTGAGTGATATAACTTACATTAGAACTAAAGAAGGATGGATATTTTTAGCCACTGTTATTGATTTATATAGTAGAAAAATTATTGGCTGGGCAACTGGCCATCGCCAAACTACACCGTTAATTGTTGAAGCATTAAAAATGGCCACAACAAGACTAAGTAAGGATGACAAGGTCATACTTCACTCAGATCAAGGGAGTCAATATGCTTCTTACGACTATAAAAAGTTTGCAACTTCACATAATATTACTCTGAGTATGAGTCGAAGAGGAAACTGTTATGACAATGCAGTTGCCGAGAGCTTTTTTAAGACTCTAAAAAAGGAGCTTGTTAGAAAACAGATATTTTTAACGAGAGAAATTGCAGCTTCTAAAATATTTGAATATATAGAAATGTTCTACAACTCAAAAAGAAGACATAGTTATTTAGATTATATTTCACCGAATGAGTTTGAAAAAAGGTATAATCAAAAGTCTTTAAAAAGTTAG
- a CDS encoding recombinase family protein has protein sequence MKVGYARVSSSGQNLQSQIESLQAIGCEKIFQEKVSGRQYDNREQLQEAIDFVRSGDTFVVTRLDRCSRSVKDLHQIIETLNSKEVDFKATQQELDTSSSSGRLMIGLLSIVSAFETDLRAERQAEGISSALKRGVKFGAKSKFDEERTIQAIDMQSRGITNQEIADGFGIGRSTLLRYIKQYKNQEN, from the coding sequence ATGAAAGTAGGATATGCAAGAGTATCGAGTTCGGGACAAAACCTTCAATCTCAGATAGAGTCACTTCAAGCTATTGGTTGTGAGAAGATATTTCAAGAGAAGGTGTCAGGTAGACAATACGATAATAGAGAACAACTACAAGAGGCAATTGACTTCGTCAGAAGTGGAGATACATTTGTTGTTACTAGACTAGATAGGTGTTCTAGGTCAGTCAAAGACTTACACCAAATAATAGAGACCCTGAACTCTAAGGAAGTTGACTTTAAAGCTACGCAACAGGAGCTAGATACAAGCTCTTCAAGCGGTCGTTTAATGATAGGATTACTTAGTATTGTTTCGGCATTTGAGACCGACCTAAGGGCTGAGAGACAAGCTGAAGGCATATCTAGTGCACTAAAACGAGGTGTTAAATTTGGAGCTAAATCTAAGTTCGACGAAGAGAGAACTATCCAAGCAATAGATATGCAATCAAGAGGTATTACAAATCAAGAAATAGCTGACGGGTTTGGGATTGGGAGAAGTACATTATTGAGGTATATTAAGCAGTACAAAAACCAAGAAAACTAA
- a CDS encoding metallophosphoesterase: MRIEVENIENTYIIGDVHGCFYTLQKLLVKLPVDADIIFVGDLCDRGLHTKEVIELVMKNNYHCILGNHDDYMITHIQECTDNRELCVRWNIEDYMGGEQTLLSYKDSYETMLNHVKWLESMPRYIEIDKYFITHGFSLPYYQRRNNSSAHTGLLKNRISDEDEWGHDWEKDWKSYDVVNIFGHTDYNEIEIGENYYGIDTGCVYGGKLTALQLGSMNIIEEIVDSRDI; the protein is encoded by the coding sequence ATGAGAATTGAAGTAGAAAATATTGAAAACACTTATATTATTGGTGATGTCCATGGATGTTTTTACACACTACAAAAGCTTTTAGTAAAACTTCCAGTTGATGCAGATATTATATTTGTAGGTGATTTATGTGACAGAGGATTACATACTAAAGAAGTTATAGAGTTAGTTATGAAAAATAACTATCATTGTATACTTGGAAACCACGATGATTATATGATTACACATATACAAGAGTGTACGGACAACAGAGAATTATGTGTAAGATGGAATATAGAAGATTACATGGGTGGAGAACAGACTTTATTAAGCTATAAAGATAGCTATGAAACTATGCTGAATCATGTAAAGTGGTTAGAATCAATGCCAAGATATATTGAAATTGATAAATACTTTATTACGCATGGATTTAGTTTACCATATTATCAAAGAAGAAATAATAGTAGTGCACATACAGGTCTATTAAAAAATAGAATCTCTGACGAAGATGAGTGGGGACATGACTGGGAAAAAGATTGGAAAAGTTATGATGTAGTAAATATTTTTGGACATACAGACTATAATGAAATTGAAATTGGAGAAAACTACTATGGTATTGATACTGGTTGTGTTTATGGTGGAAAGTTAACTGCTTTACAACTTGGTAGCATGAATATTATTGAGGAGATAGTTGATAGTAGGGATATATAA
- a CDS encoding FKBP-type peptidyl-prolyl cis-trans isomerase: MEIAKDTLVHIEYSLHDADGVHLNPNERELIYLHGGYGHIFSELENAMDGKVLYDTFKITLSPEKAFGEYKEELLFEEQLSDLPEDVFVGMELDGNNDEFPEETIIYIITNIHNDSATLNGNHPLAGKTITFEGLITEIQELNEDEVRAILEHDAHHHD, translated from the coding sequence ATGGAAATAGCTAAAGATACACTTGTTCATATTGAATACAGTCTACATGATGCCGATGGTGTACACCTCAATCCAAATGAGAGAGAACTTATTTACCTTCATGGAGGATATGGGCATATATTTTCAGAACTAGAAAATGCTATGGATGGTAAAGTGCTTTATGATACTTTTAAAATAACACTTTCACCGGAAAAAGCTTTTGGAGAGTATAAAGAAGAACTTCTCTTTGAAGAGCAACTCAGTGACCTTCCAGAAGATGTTTTTGTGGGGATGGAACTTGACGGAAATAACGATGAGTTTCCAGAAGAAACTATTATATACATAATTACAAATATCCATAATGATTCTGCTACACTCAATGGAAATCACCCCCTTGCTGGAAAGACAATAACTTTCGAAGGGCTTATCACAGAGATTCAAGAACTAAACGAAGATGAAGTTCGTGCTATTCTTGAACACGATGCCCATCACCATGACTAA
- a CDS encoding ribonuclease HI, translated as MQIVTEKLLNLGVDEDKEINESQLVLLDVKEDEKSEWKALSLNKQLSDARAELFVLLNGVEDKEIQDKIIFNYKALQKFRKKENDKELIVEKEVQIQTHERGDVTIYCDGGCTPNPGKAGSGIAVYRNDKLSELWYGLYEEMGTNNTAELGALYESLLLAKKESENGNTVEIKCDSMYSINCIKTWAISWEKKGWTKKGGEIKNLEIIKLSYHLYNSIKKDITLSHIKAHAGFEGNELADRMTMYTIQEKSESFVKYDKEIIVVDILKMRA; from the coding sequence ATGCAAATAGTTACAGAAAAATTATTGAACTTAGGTGTAGACGAGGATAAAGAGATTAACGAGTCTCAACTTGTTTTACTAGACGTCAAAGAAGATGAAAAGTCCGAATGGAAGGCCTTATCACTTAACAAGCAACTCTCAGATGCGAGAGCTGAACTCTTTGTTTTGCTAAATGGTGTTGAGGACAAAGAGATTCAGGACAAAATTATTTTTAACTACAAAGCTTTGCAAAAGTTCCGAAAAAAAGAGAATGATAAAGAGCTAATAGTAGAAAAAGAAGTTCAAATCCAAACTCATGAGAGAGGCGATGTAACCATATATTGTGATGGTGGATGTACTCCTAACCCAGGTAAAGCTGGTTCGGGAATAGCCGTTTATAGAAACGACAAACTATCCGAACTTTGGTATGGACTATATGAAGAGATGGGCACTAACAACACAGCGGAACTTGGAGCACTTTATGAGTCTCTACTACTCGCTAAAAAAGAGTCTGAAAATGGAAACACGGTTGAGATAAAGTGCGACTCAATGTACTCCATAAACTGCATAAAAACATGGGCAATATCCTGGGAAAAAAAAGGGTGGACAAAAAAAGGTGGAGAGATTAAAAACTTAGAAATTATCAAACTCTCATACCACCTATACAACTCCATTAAAAAAGATATAACGCTCTCCCACATAAAAGCGCATGCAGGTTTTGAGGGAAATGAGTTAGCTGATAGAATGACAATGTATACAATCCAAGAAAAAAGTGAATCTTTTGTTAAATATGACAAAGAAATAATTGTTGTTGATATTTTAAAGATGAGGGCTTGA